From a region of the Canis lupus dingo isolate Sandy chromosome 5, ASM325472v2, whole genome shotgun sequence genome:
- the INCA1 gene encoding protein INCA1 isoform X4: protein MSACFIFHYPPPPPAPMRRLGPATQPGSAVQVQEDGDTLIPFAKCSRVISRSTSPSLPPQHLGLMPQRYRDIFWENLSQRPSPTWTEEQYAPPLLRVPACSQPGLNPPEGLPPPEVLCRRKRRRPQVAGMQQGPGCIPARVRAVAYHLEDLRRRQRLINEEKKAQWGGSGAACEPLALAEGSNRVPGTSKYQDLEEERAAYPQEEGHPLTTGRPQLVWSPWSPRGQGGSCLPGRLGSLASCTAVTASRQPLCNPWGTAVQSEE, encoded by the exons ATGAGTGCATGTTTCATCTTCCattatccacccccccccccagcaccaaTGAGGAGACTTGGTCCAGCCACCCAGCCGGGCTCAGCTGTACAGGTACAGGAGGATGGAGACACACTCATCCCCTTTGCCAA GTGTTCCAGAGTCATCAGCCGATCCACATCCCCCAGCCTGCCTCCCCAGCACCTCGGGCTGATGCCCCAGCGTTACAGAGACATCTTCTGGGAGAACCTTAGCCAGAGGCCCAG CCCCACCTGGACAGAGGAACAGTATGCCCCACCCCTGCTG AGAGTCCCTGCTTGCTCCCAGCCTGGCCTGAACCCCCCTGAGGGGCTCCCACCCCCGGAGGTGCTttgcagaagaaagagaaggaggccCCAGGTGGCAGGAATGCAGCAGGGACCTGGGTGCATCCCAGCCCGGGTGAGGGCTGTCGCGTATCACCTGGAGGATCTGAGAAGGCGACAGAGGCTCATCAATGA AGAGAAGAAGGCCCAGTGGGGCGGTTCTGGGGCTGCCTGTGAGCCCCTGGCACTCGCTGAGGGCAGCAACAGAGTCCCCGGCACCTCCAAATATCAGGATCTGGAAGAGGAGAGGGCTGCCTATCCACAGGAAGAGGGCCACCCTCTCACCACTGGCAGGCCCCAG CTGGTCTGGTCACCCTGGAGCCCCCGGGGCCAGGGCGGGTCTTGCCTCCCGGGGCGGCTGGGCTCTCTGGCCTCCTGCACCGCTGTCACAGCCAGCAGGCAGCCCCTGTGCAACCCCTGGGGGACGGCAGTGCAGTCTGAGGAGTGA
- the INCA1 gene encoding protein INCA1 isoform X2: MSACFIFHYPPPPPAPMRRLGPATQPGSAVQVQEDGDTLIPFAKCSRVISRSTSPSLPPQHLGLMPQRYRDIFWENLSQRPSPTWTEEQYAPPLLRVPACSQPGLNPPEGLPPPEVLCRRKRRRPQVAGMQQGPGCIPARVRAVAYHLEDLRRRQRLINDPHREKKAQWGGSGAACEPLALAEGSNRVPGTSKYQDLEEERAAYPQEEGHPLTTGRPQLVWSPWSPRGQGGSCLPGRLGSLASCTAVTASRQPLCNPWGTAVQSEE, translated from the exons ATGAGTGCATGTTTCATCTTCCattatccacccccccccccagcaccaaTGAGGAGACTTGGTCCAGCCACCCAGCCGGGCTCAGCTGTACAGGTACAGGAGGATGGAGACACACTCATCCCCTTTGCCAA GTGTTCCAGAGTCATCAGCCGATCCACATCCCCCAGCCTGCCTCCCCAGCACCTCGGGCTGATGCCCCAGCGTTACAGAGACATCTTCTGGGAGAACCTTAGCCAGAGGCCCAG CCCCACCTGGACAGAGGAACAGTATGCCCCACCCCTGCTG AGAGTCCCTGCTTGCTCCCAGCCTGGCCTGAACCCCCCTGAGGGGCTCCCACCCCCGGAGGTGCTttgcagaagaaagagaaggaggccCCAGGTGGCAGGAATGCAGCAGGGACCTGGGTGCATCCCAGCCCGGGTGAGGGCTGTCGCGTATCACCTGGAGGATCTGAGAAGGCGACAGAGGCTCATCAATGA TCCCCACAGAGAGAAGAAGGCCCAGTGGGGCGGTTCTGGGGCTGCCTGTGAGCCCCTGGCACTCGCTGAGGGCAGCAACAGAGTCCCCGGCACCTCCAAATATCAGGATCTGGAAGAGGAGAGGGCTGCCTATCCACAGGAAGAGGGCCACCCTCTCACCACTGGCAGGCCCCAG CTGGTCTGGTCACCCTGGAGCCCCCGGGGCCAGGGCGGGTCTTGCCTCCCGGGGCGGCTGGGCTCTCTGGCCTCCTGCACCGCTGTCACAGCCAGCAGGCAGCCCCTGTGCAACCCCTGGGGGACGGCAGTGCAGTCTGAGGAGTGA
- the INCA1 gene encoding protein INCA1 isoform X7, which translates to MRRLGPATQPGSAVQVQEDGDTLIPFAKCSRVISRSTSPSLPPQHLGLMPQRYRDIFWENLSQRPSPTWTEEQYAPPLLRVPACSQPGLNPPEGLPPPEVLCRRKRRRPQVAGMQQGPGCIPARVRAVAYHLEDLRRRQRLINEEKKAQWGGSGAACEPLALAEGSNRVPGTSKYQDLEEERAAYPQEEGHPLTTGRPQLVWSPWSPRGQGGSCLPGRLGSLASCTAVTASRQPLCNPWGTAVQSEE; encoded by the exons aTGAGGAGACTTGGTCCAGCCACCCAGCCGGGCTCAGCTGTACAGGTACAGGAGGATGGAGACACACTCATCCCCTTTGCCAA GTGTTCCAGAGTCATCAGCCGATCCACATCCCCCAGCCTGCCTCCCCAGCACCTCGGGCTGATGCCCCAGCGTTACAGAGACATCTTCTGGGAGAACCTTAGCCAGAGGCCCAG CCCCACCTGGACAGAGGAACAGTATGCCCCACCCCTGCTG AGAGTCCCTGCTTGCTCCCAGCCTGGCCTGAACCCCCCTGAGGGGCTCCCACCCCCGGAGGTGCTttgcagaagaaagagaaggaggccCCAGGTGGCAGGAATGCAGCAGGGACCTGGGTGCATCCCAGCCCGGGTGAGGGCTGTCGCGTATCACCTGGAGGATCTGAGAAGGCGACAGAGGCTCATCAATGA AGAGAAGAAGGCCCAGTGGGGCGGTTCTGGGGCTGCCTGTGAGCCCCTGGCACTCGCTGAGGGCAGCAACAGAGTCCCCGGCACCTCCAAATATCAGGATCTGGAAGAGGAGAGGGCTGCCTATCCACAGGAAGAGGGCCACCCTCTCACCACTGGCAGGCCCCAG CTGGTCTGGTCACCCTGGAGCCCCCGGGGCCAGGGCGGGTCTTGCCTCCCGGGGCGGCTGGGCTCTCTGGCCTCCTGCACCGCTGTCACAGCCAGCAGGCAGCCCCTGTGCAACCCCTGGGGGACGGCAGTGCAGTCTGAGGAGTGA
- the INCA1 gene encoding protein INCA1 isoform X6, translated as MRRLGPATQPGSAVQVQEDGDTLIPFAKCSRVISRSTSPSLPPQHLGLMPQRYRDIFWENLSQRPSPTWTEEQYAPPLLRVPACSQPGLNPPEGLPPPEVLCRRKRRRPQVAGMQQGPGCIPARVRAVAYHLEDLRRRQRLINDPHREKKAQWGGSGAACEPLALAEGSNRVPGTSKYQDLEEERAAYPQEEGHPLTTGRPQLVWSPWSPRGQGGSCLPGRLGSLASCTAVTASRQPLCNPWGTAVQSEE; from the exons aTGAGGAGACTTGGTCCAGCCACCCAGCCGGGCTCAGCTGTACAGGTACAGGAGGATGGAGACACACTCATCCCCTTTGCCAA GTGTTCCAGAGTCATCAGCCGATCCACATCCCCCAGCCTGCCTCCCCAGCACCTCGGGCTGATGCCCCAGCGTTACAGAGACATCTTCTGGGAGAACCTTAGCCAGAGGCCCAG CCCCACCTGGACAGAGGAACAGTATGCCCCACCCCTGCTG AGAGTCCCTGCTTGCTCCCAGCCTGGCCTGAACCCCCCTGAGGGGCTCCCACCCCCGGAGGTGCTttgcagaagaaagagaaggaggccCCAGGTGGCAGGAATGCAGCAGGGACCTGGGTGCATCCCAGCCCGGGTGAGGGCTGTCGCGTATCACCTGGAGGATCTGAGAAGGCGACAGAGGCTCATCAATGA TCCCCACAGAGAGAAGAAGGCCCAGTGGGGCGGTTCTGGGGCTGCCTGTGAGCCCCTGGCACTCGCTGAGGGCAGCAACAGAGTCCCCGGCACCTCCAAATATCAGGATCTGGAAGAGGAGAGGGCTGCCTATCCACAGGAAGAGGGCCACCCTCTCACCACTGGCAGGCCCCAG CTGGTCTGGTCACCCTGGAGCCCCCGGGGCCAGGGCGGGTCTTGCCTCCCGGGGCGGCTGGGCTCTCTGGCCTCCTGCACCGCTGTCACAGCCAGCAGGCAGCCCCTGTGCAACCCCTGGGGGACGGCAGTGCAGTCTGAGGAGTGA
- the INCA1 gene encoding protein INCA1 isoform X1 — translation MHREPDVGFDPGSPGSCPGPKAGAKPLRHPGIPCATQGSHMTLFKGCSRVISRSTSPSLPPQHLGLMPQRYRDIFWENLSQRPSPTWTEEQYAPPLLRVPACSQPGLNPPEGLPPPEVLCRRKRRRPQVAGMQQGPGCIPARVRAVAYHLEDLRRRQRLINDPHREKKAQWGGSGAACEPLALAEGSNRVPGTSKYQDLEEERAAYPQEEGHPLTTGRPQLVWSPWSPRGQGGSCLPGRLGSLASCTAVTASRQPLCNPWGTAVQSEE, via the exons atgcaccgggagcccgacgtgggattcgatcccgggtctccaggatcgtgccctgggccaaaggcaggcgccaaaccgctgcgccacccagggatcccctgcgccacccagggatcccacatgacCCTGTTTAAAGG GTGTTCCAGAGTCATCAGCCGATCCACATCCCCCAGCCTGCCTCCCCAGCACCTCGGGCTGATGCCCCAGCGTTACAGAGACATCTTCTGGGAGAACCTTAGCCAGAGGCCCAG CCCCACCTGGACAGAGGAACAGTATGCCCCACCCCTGCTG AGAGTCCCTGCTTGCTCCCAGCCTGGCCTGAACCCCCCTGAGGGGCTCCCACCCCCGGAGGTGCTttgcagaagaaagagaaggaggccCCAGGTGGCAGGAATGCAGCAGGGACCTGGGTGCATCCCAGCCCGGGTGAGGGCTGTCGCGTATCACCTGGAGGATCTGAGAAGGCGACAGAGGCTCATCAATGA TCCCCACAGAGAGAAGAAGGCCCAGTGGGGCGGTTCTGGGGCTGCCTGTGAGCCCCTGGCACTCGCTGAGGGCAGCAACAGAGTCCCCGGCACCTCCAAATATCAGGATCTGGAAGAGGAGAGGGCTGCCTATCCACAGGAAGAGGGCCACCCTCTCACCACTGGCAGGCCCCAG CTGGTCTGGTCACCCTGGAGCCCCCGGGGCCAGGGCGGGTCTTGCCTCCCGGGGCGGCTGGGCTCTCTGGCCTCCTGCACCGCTGTCACAGCCAGCAGGCAGCCCCTGTGCAACCCCTGGGGGACGGCAGTGCAGTCTGAGGAGTGA
- the INCA1 gene encoding protein INCA1 isoform X5 produces MHREPDVGFDPGSPGSCPGPKAGAKPLRHPGIPCATQGSHMTLFKGCSRVISRSTSPSLPPQHLGLMPQRYRDIFWENLSQRPSPTWTEEQYAPPLLPGLNPPEGLPPPEVLCRRKRRRPQVAGMQQGPGCIPARVRAVAYHLEDLRRRQRLINDPHREKKAQWGGSGAACEPLALAEGSNRVPGTSKYQDLEEERAAYPQEEGHPLTTGRPQLVWSPWSPRGQGGSCLPGRLGSLASCTAVTASRQPLCNPWGTAVQSEE; encoded by the exons atgcaccgggagcccgacgtgggattcgatcccgggtctccaggatcgtgccctgggccaaaggcaggcgccaaaccgctgcgccacccagggatcccctgcgccacccagggatcccacatgacCCTGTTTAAAGG GTGTTCCAGAGTCATCAGCCGATCCACATCCCCCAGCCTGCCTCCCCAGCACCTCGGGCTGATGCCCCAGCGTTACAGAGACATCTTCTGGGAGAACCTTAGCCAGAGGCCCAG CCCCACCTGGACAGAGGAACAGTATGCCCCACCCCTGCTG CCTGGCCTGAACCCCCCTGAGGGGCTCCCACCCCCGGAGGTGCTttgcagaagaaagagaaggaggccCCAGGTGGCAGGAATGCAGCAGGGACCTGGGTGCATCCCAGCCCGGGTGAGGGCTGTCGCGTATCACCTGGAGGATCTGAGAAGGCGACAGAGGCTCATCAATGA TCCCCACAGAGAGAAGAAGGCCCAGTGGGGCGGTTCTGGGGCTGCCTGTGAGCCCCTGGCACTCGCTGAGGGCAGCAACAGAGTCCCCGGCACCTCCAAATATCAGGATCTGGAAGAGGAGAGGGCTGCCTATCCACAGGAAGAGGGCCACCCTCTCACCACTGGCAGGCCCCAG CTGGTCTGGTCACCCTGGAGCCCCCGGGGCCAGGGCGGGTCTTGCCTCCCGGGGCGGCTGGGCTCTCTGGCCTCCTGCACCGCTGTCACAGCCAGCAGGCAGCCCCTGTGCAACCCCTGGGGGACGGCAGTGCAGTCTGAGGAGTGA
- the INCA1 gene encoding protein INCA1 isoform X3 translates to MHREPDVGFDPGSPGSCPGPKAGAKPLRHPGIPCATQGSHMTLFKGCSRVISRSTSPSLPPQHLGLMPQRYRDIFWENLSQRPSPTWTEEQYAPPLLRVPACSQPGLNPPEGLPPPEVLCRRKRRRPQVAGMQQGPGCIPARVRAVAYHLEDLRRRQRLINEEKKAQWGGSGAACEPLALAEGSNRVPGTSKYQDLEEERAAYPQEEGHPLTTGRPQLVWSPWSPRGQGGSCLPGRLGSLASCTAVTASRQPLCNPWGTAVQSEE, encoded by the exons atgcaccgggagcccgacgtgggattcgatcccgggtctccaggatcgtgccctgggccaaaggcaggcgccaaaccgctgcgccacccagggatcccctgcgccacccagggatcccacatgacCCTGTTTAAAGG GTGTTCCAGAGTCATCAGCCGATCCACATCCCCCAGCCTGCCTCCCCAGCACCTCGGGCTGATGCCCCAGCGTTACAGAGACATCTTCTGGGAGAACCTTAGCCAGAGGCCCAG CCCCACCTGGACAGAGGAACAGTATGCCCCACCCCTGCTG AGAGTCCCTGCTTGCTCCCAGCCTGGCCTGAACCCCCCTGAGGGGCTCCCACCCCCGGAGGTGCTttgcagaagaaagagaaggaggccCCAGGTGGCAGGAATGCAGCAGGGACCTGGGTGCATCCCAGCCCGGGTGAGGGCTGTCGCGTATCACCTGGAGGATCTGAGAAGGCGACAGAGGCTCATCAATGA AGAGAAGAAGGCCCAGTGGGGCGGTTCTGGGGCTGCCTGTGAGCCCCTGGCACTCGCTGAGGGCAGCAACAGAGTCCCCGGCACCTCCAAATATCAGGATCTGGAAGAGGAGAGGGCTGCCTATCCACAGGAAGAGGGCCACCCTCTCACCACTGGCAGGCCCCAG CTGGTCTGGTCACCCTGGAGCCCCCGGGGCCAGGGCGGGTCTTGCCTCCCGGGGCGGCTGGGCTCTCTGGCCTCCTGCACCGCTGTCACAGCCAGCAGGCAGCCCCTGTGCAACCCCTGGGGGACGGCAGTGCAGTCTGAGGAGTGA
- the INCA1 gene encoding protein INCA1 isoform X8: MPQRYRDIFWENLSQRPSPTWTEEQYAPPLLRVPACSQPGLNPPEGLPPPEVLCRRKRRRPQVAGMQQGPGCIPARVRAVAYHLEDLRRRQRLINDPHREKKAQWGGSGAACEPLALAEGSNRVPGTSKYQDLEEERAAYPQEEGHPLTTGRPQLVWSPWSPRGQGGSCLPGRLGSLASCTAVTASRQPLCNPWGTAVQSEE, translated from the exons ATGCCCCAGCGTTACAGAGACATCTTCTGGGAGAACCTTAGCCAGAGGCCCAG CCCCACCTGGACAGAGGAACAGTATGCCCCACCCCTGCTG AGAGTCCCTGCTTGCTCCCAGCCTGGCCTGAACCCCCCTGAGGGGCTCCCACCCCCGGAGGTGCTttgcagaagaaagagaaggaggccCCAGGTGGCAGGAATGCAGCAGGGACCTGGGTGCATCCCAGCCCGGGTGAGGGCTGTCGCGTATCACCTGGAGGATCTGAGAAGGCGACAGAGGCTCATCAATGA TCCCCACAGAGAGAAGAAGGCCCAGTGGGGCGGTTCTGGGGCTGCCTGTGAGCCCCTGGCACTCGCTGAGGGCAGCAACAGAGTCCCCGGCACCTCCAAATATCAGGATCTGGAAGAGGAGAGGGCTGCCTATCCACAGGAAGAGGGCCACCCTCTCACCACTGGCAGGCCCCAG CTGGTCTGGTCACCCTGGAGCCCCCGGGGCCAGGGCGGGTCTTGCCTCCCGGGGCGGCTGGGCTCTCTGGCCTCCTGCACCGCTGTCACAGCCAGCAGGCAGCCCCTGTGCAACCCCTGGGGGACGGCAGTGCAGTCTGAGGAGTGA